From Paenibacillus sp. V4I7, one genomic window encodes:
- a CDS encoding metallophosphoesterase produces MRIGVISDTHLSPRVQKLPDALIAGLQGVDLIIHAGDWVSEHVVELVERIAHCESVAGNNDGSDIIERFGLRKILTLGDYRIGLIHGDGFRKTTEERAREAFQAERPDIVIFGHSHVPYQQTINGILMFNPGSPTDKRRQPQYSYGIIELGDSIHATHFYYESKA; encoded by the coding sequence ATGCGGATTGGTGTGATTTCGGATACTCATTTATCACCTCGGGTTCAAAAATTACCTGATGCGTTAATCGCAGGCTTACAAGGTGTAGATCTTATTATTCATGCCGGAGACTGGGTGAGTGAGCATGTTGTTGAATTGGTTGAGCGAATCGCACACTGTGAATCTGTGGCCGGTAACAATGACGGATCTGACATCATTGAACGATTCGGCTTGAGGAAAATACTGACACTCGGAGACTACCGAATTGGTCTTATCCATGGAGACGGCTTTCGCAAAACGACAGAGGAAAGAGCCCGAGAAGCGTTCCAGGCCGAGCGGCCGGATATCGTCATCTTCGGACATTCCCATGTTCCATACCAGCAAACGATCAACGGAATTCTCATGTTTAACCCAGGGTCGCCTACCGATAAAAGAAGGCAGCCACAATACTCATACGGCATCATCGAGCTCGGTGATAGCATTCATGCGACGCATTTCTATTATGAAAGCAAAGCTTAA
- a CDS encoding MoaD/ThiS family protein, with the protein MLITVSVPSLLRDCTGGNVKFQLDALTLQDALNQLISSYPLLRLHLWTETGQVRKHVLLYYNDTNIAWLDDLNIMLQQGDQLIVFQAISGG; encoded by the coding sequence ATGCTTATTACCGTCAGCGTCCCCTCCTTGCTGCGTGATTGCACAGGGGGAAACGTCAAATTTCAATTGGATGCGCTTACGTTACAGGACGCATTAAATCAACTTATATCGAGCTATCCCCTGCTGCGCCTTCATCTTTGGACCGAAACCGGACAAGTCCGAAAGCATGTCCTGCTCTATTACAATGATACGAATATCGCTTGGCTGGATGACTTAAATATAATGCTGCAGCAAGGTGATCAGCTCATCGTTTTCCAGGCTATCTCCGGCGGGTAA
- a CDS encoding sialidase family protein, protein MSKHVQLLVGTNKGIFIYSSTIERRNWSMQGPFLPGWEAYSVLGDTRSASKLYAGTSHAAYGATIRVSSNGGETWEQIADSPRYSEESGFSLNRIWQLVPGLASQPETLFAGVEEAGLFVSRDSGQTWQELDGLTKHPTRPEWFPGAGGMCLHTILIDPRNSQRMWIGISAVGVFRTLDGGNSWKPCNNGLNRIPTGQPDERVGYCVHKMVLDPENSDVLYMQEHSGVFKSIDGGDSWHPIEEGLTLRDGDAPFGFPISISPTGDLFLIPLESSEQRSMRDGKLIVYRMARGENTWKPIGDVLPEEERHVSVLRDAMAVDALESYGLYFGTTSGEIYCSLDRGESWERLPGQLSRILTVKPMILED, encoded by the coding sequence ATGTCAAAGCACGTTCAACTGCTCGTCGGCACCAATAAAGGCATTTTCATTTATTCCTCAACGATTGAAAGACGGAACTGGTCCATGCAAGGACCTTTTTTACCAGGATGGGAGGCTTATAGTGTTCTTGGAGATACACGATCAGCGAGTAAGTTGTATGCCGGAACCTCTCATGCCGCTTATGGAGCGACCATTCGTGTATCCAGCAATGGCGGTGAAACGTGGGAACAGATTGCGGATAGTCCAAGGTACTCTGAGGAGAGCGGTTTTTCACTAAACCGTATTTGGCAGTTGGTGCCTGGACTTGCCTCTCAGCCCGAAACTCTTTTTGCGGGTGTTGAAGAAGCGGGATTATTCGTTAGCCGCGATAGCGGTCAGACGTGGCAAGAGTTAGATGGTTTAACGAAGCACCCCACACGTCCGGAGTGGTTTCCTGGAGCCGGCGGTATGTGCTTGCATACCATTCTCATCGATCCAAGGAATTCGCAGCGCATGTGGATCGGAATATCCGCTGTCGGTGTCTTCCGTACACTTGACGGAGGGAATAGCTGGAAGCCATGTAACAACGGACTGAACCGAATACCAACAGGTCAACCTGATGAGCGTGTCGGATACTGTGTGCACAAGATGGTGCTCGACCCGGAAAACTCCGATGTTCTCTATATGCAGGAGCATAGCGGGGTGTTCAAATCCATCGATGGCGGTGACAGCTGGCATCCTATCGAGGAAGGTCTTACACTACGTGACGGCGATGCCCCGTTTGGTTTCCCGATTTCCATTTCACCAACAGGTGATTTATTTCTTATCCCGCTGGAAAGCAGCGAACAACGCTCTATGCGTGACGGCAAGTTAATTGTTTACAGAATGGCACGCGGTGAAAATACCTGGAAACCTATTGGGGATGTTCTCCCAGAAGAAGAACGACATGTCAGCGTACTGCGAGATGCGATGGCTGTGGATGCTCTTGAGTCTTATGGGCTTTATTTTGGAACAACTTCAGGTGAAATTTACTGTTCACTGGATCGTGGAGAAAGCTGGGAACGCCTGCCAGGACAATTATCACGAATCCTAACTGTGAAGCCAATGATTTTGGAGGACTAG
- a CDS encoding YheC/YheD family protein: protein MHTTVGVLLDLETYLGIARGRTGNERLALYNKAGKRHGLRPFYMCLQHVKGKSALGYYYENNAYRLVRRSIPRVTHNRAISLSPYLRKKLKELSQSSTVFNRQNRYDKHHIHQLIHANATLRKYLPESTKYSRSKLEAAMRKYYSLFIKPTNSSVGEGIIKLSMQESGSWKLYGINRTPKIVSYKQAVSLIEKKVRKQTYMIQEAIPLATHHGRPYDLRISVQRGGSGQWQITGIVGKVAASGRHVTNVAKGGKVKRCEELFTSSGFDSTRIIQELHQVSLAIAQFIGVSLPHMADLGLDVGVDQYGNIKLIEVNGRDQRYPFKKAKMHKTFYRTYETPMRYAKFLLNQSKSLND from the coding sequence ATGCATACTACGGTAGGTGTCTTATTGGACTTGGAAACTTATTTGGGTATTGCGAGAGGAAGAACAGGAAATGAACGCTTAGCCCTGTATAACAAAGCAGGAAAAAGGCATGGTTTAAGACCTTTTTATATGTGTTTACAGCATGTAAAAGGTAAATCTGCTTTGGGTTATTACTATGAAAATAATGCATATAGGCTCGTTAGACGTTCTATTCCTCGTGTGACACATAACCGAGCCATTAGCTTGTCTCCTTATTTAAGAAAAAAGTTAAAAGAGCTTTCCCAATCGAGCACCGTTTTCAACAGGCAAAATCGTTATGATAAACATCATATCCATCAGCTAATCCACGCGAATGCAACGCTTCGTAAGTATCTTCCAGAATCTACGAAATACTCGCGAAGTAAACTGGAAGCCGCCATGAGAAAATATTACTCACTTTTCATCAAACCTACGAACAGTAGTGTGGGTGAAGGCATTATTAAATTGTCTATGCAAGAAAGTGGAAGTTGGAAATTGTATGGGATCAATAGGACGCCTAAGATTGTATCTTATAAGCAAGCCGTTTCGTTGATTGAGAAGAAAGTAAGAAAACAAACGTATATGATTCAAGAAGCTATCCCGTTAGCGACTCATCATGGAAGACCTTATGATCTGAGGATTTCCGTGCAGCGTGGAGGCAGTGGACAGTGGCAAATCACTGGAATTGTAGGCAAAGTTGCAGCCTCAGGACGCCATGTAACGAATGTAGCGAAAGGCGGAAAAGTTAAGCGTTGTGAGGAGCTGTTTACGTCGAGTGGGTTTGATTCCACTAGGATCATACAAGAATTACATCAAGTGTCATTAGCCATTGCCCAATTTATTGGTGTTAGTTTGCCTCATATGGCTGATCTTGGTTTAGATGTTGGCGTTGACCAATATGGTAACATCAAATTGATCGAAGTGAATGGTAGAGACCAACGATACCCCTTTAAAAAAGCAAAAATGCACAAGACTTTTTATCGCACATATGAAACACCAATGCGATATGCAAAGTTTCTCTTGAATCAATCAAAGTCACTGAATGATTAA
- a CDS encoding undecaprenyl-diphosphatase, with amino-acid sequence MDYHWFQLINQLGNSLPALNLVMRLLASYALYVFYIGIVIYWFTRQDLKRRMVAESLLSTYVAITFSGLLAHFFYRDRPVVTHNVIQLISHPANASFPSNHTIGAFVIATSIWIHRRKVGKVWLVLAAGIAFSRVWTGVHYPSDVIAGTVIGIAAAVLMHQLFKRSSLALKWLTKFIYWYEAVESRIWRRNETPRSSVIK; translated from the coding sequence ATGGACTATCATTGGTTTCAACTCATTAATCAATTAGGGAATAGCCTACCCGCTCTAAACTTAGTTATGCGTTTGTTAGCTTCATATGCGTTGTACGTGTTTTACATCGGGATTGTCATTTATTGGTTTACGAGGCAAGATCTCAAGCGTAGAATGGTTGCTGAATCACTTCTATCCACATATGTAGCAATAACTTTCAGCGGTCTACTTGCGCATTTCTTCTATCGGGATCGACCGGTTGTCACACATAATGTCATTCAATTGATCTCGCATCCGGCCAATGCCTCTTTTCCAAGTAATCATACAATCGGCGCTTTCGTAATAGCCACATCCATTTGGATACACCGGAGAAAAGTCGGAAAGGTGTGGCTTGTATTAGCAGCCGGTATTGCTTTTTCAAGAGTATGGACAGGCGTACATTATCCATCTGATGTCATAGCAGGTACTGTAATTGGAATAGCTGCCGCTGTTCTCATGCATCAGTTATTTAAGCGTTCGTCGTTGGCACTGAAATGGTTGACGAAATTTATCTATTGGTATGAAGCTGTCGAGTCCAGAATTTGGCGCAGGAACGAAACGCCGCGATCTTCGGTAATCAAATGA
- a CDS encoding glycosyltransferase family 4 protein produces MHILIIAPEQIPVPPPVGGSVEHCIYQIAKKISPKHTVTIISRLRANYPKKSRLGHITILRVPGANKQAYLSNVIKTVKGHRFDRIQIDNRPRFVHAVRKVFPHTPISVFLHSKTFISPPMTSKKQAASDLSLANRIIGNSLSLQNHLKRTFPKISHKVRYVHLGVDLAQFRPRKEKEYSNGGHRPFVILFAGRLIPKKGIPVLMKATKIVMQSIPSVRLHIAGGTGKPSYKKYLKHLASSLQIPVSFKGYVSRSQMPSFYRSGDCFVCPSQGHEAFGLVNVEAMASGIPTIASRNGGIPEIIRHKHNGLLVTKYRSPEAFAKKIMKLANDPSKAKRLAKQARLDVTRKFSWRATASKLEKIYSAKNST; encoded by the coding sequence ATGCATATTCTGATTATTGCACCAGAACAAATCCCCGTCCCTCCTCCCGTCGGAGGCTCTGTAGAACATTGTATATACCAGATCGCCAAAAAAATATCCCCCAAGCATACAGTGACCATTATAAGTCGACTGCGCGCCAACTACCCGAAGAAAAGCAGATTAGGTCATATTACGATTCTTCGAGTACCCGGTGCCAATAAACAAGCTTATTTATCTAATGTGATTAAGACGGTTAAAGGGCATCGTTTCGATAGGATTCAAATTGATAATCGCCCTAGATTTGTGCATGCCGTGAGAAAAGTATTCCCACATACGCCTATCTCTGTTTTTTTGCATTCAAAGACATTTATATCACCGCCGATGACATCCAAAAAACAAGCAGCAAGCGATCTTAGTCTGGCTAATCGCATTATTGGCAACAGCCTTTCGCTGCAAAATCACCTGAAACGAACCTTTCCAAAAATCAGCCATAAGGTTCGTTACGTTCATCTAGGCGTCGATCTCGCTCAATTCCGTCCTCGTAAAGAGAAAGAATATTCAAATGGCGGTCACCGTCCATTTGTCATTCTATTTGCAGGCAGGTTGATTCCGAAGAAAGGAATCCCCGTACTGATGAAAGCTACAAAGATTGTTATGCAATCCATCCCTTCAGTAAGGCTTCACATTGCCGGCGGGACCGGAAAGCCAAGCTACAAGAAATACTTGAAACACCTGGCTTCATCACTTCAAATCCCAGTATCCTTCAAGGGCTACGTTTCACGAAGTCAAATGCCTAGTTTCTATCGATCCGGGGATTGTTTCGTTTGCCCGTCTCAAGGTCATGAAGCGTTTGGATTAGTGAATGTGGAAGCTATGGCATCCGGCATTCCGACGATCGCCTCCAGAAATGGTGGGATTCCTGAGATTATTCGGCATAAACATAACGGACTTTTAGTTACGAAATATCGAAGTCCTGAGGCTTTTGCCAAAAAAATTATGAAACTAGCCAACGACCCTTCTAAAGCCAAAAGACTGGCCAAGCAAGCTCGACTAGATGTAACGAGAAAATTTAGTTGGCGAGCCACAGCAAGCAAATTAGAAAAGATTTATTCGGCGAAAAATTCCACGTAG
- a CDS encoding type IA DNA topoisomerase has product MKTLIIAEKPDMGRNIAAAIEPKAKNLRSHLEGEQYIITWAIGHLIELAEPDQYDDKYKKWNINHLPIIPDEFKLIPNPRTYDQLKVIAELAKKCDMLVNACDAGREGQHIFSLIQRHLGLNQPVKRLWISDLTSETIRNGFATLKDGAEYENLTRAARSRSEADWLIGMNGSRAFTTKHNVLLSVGRVQTPVLALIYDRQKQIEAFSSLKFYELEGHFTQGETTYRGMWQGERLTDGPKVEALAVKVKGKPARIISYEVKETKEYPFKLYDLTLLQREANGKYAFSAKKTLDTAQALYEKHKVISYPRTNSNYVTEQNIPEMHKSLSALQGTAYHELVQGANRNLVHKNNKFICNPSKVEDHHAILPTNRKASGLSPDEQKLYDLIVRRFLSQFYPPAEYKVHTVMTEVEQEMFKTTVKELLQLGWKVIYADQKKEKAKSTKGKEKEEEEDEEVEVNEPFSIDSQGNVFCLDAIVKEKDTQPPKHFNEGTLLKAMESAGKQIEDEELRDAMKDSGLGTPATRAATIERLKKVGYIDMQGKKIVLTQKGRTVVELIRGAGIELLTSPEMTGQWERRLNEISRGTASDEQFMHNVKRFATLIVDKVRVQARASKTAFESETPPAGAPKRGSARSSAASTGGTKTTAAAKKAAPAKQTDGANTFLATCPRPGCGGSLFMGRKGYGCSHYKEGCKFVIWKESFGRNLTDAQVQALVNKGKTTKLKLVLADGTAADGRIVLRNIDTGELGTETE; this is encoded by the coding sequence TTGAAGACATTAATTATTGCGGAAAAACCCGATATGGGACGTAATATAGCCGCCGCAATAGAGCCCAAAGCCAAAAATCTCAGGTCCCATCTAGAGGGTGAGCAGTACATCATCACCTGGGCGATTGGACACTTAATTGAGTTGGCTGAACCTGATCAATACGATGATAAATATAAAAAATGGAATATTAATCACCTGCCGATTATTCCTGATGAATTTAAGCTGATTCCAAACCCACGTACTTACGATCAGCTTAAGGTGATTGCTGAGCTTGCGAAGAAATGCGACATGCTTGTTAATGCGTGCGATGCGGGGAGAGAAGGGCAGCACATCTTCTCGCTTATACAGCGGCATCTTGGACTGAACCAGCCTGTTAAGCGGCTCTGGATTTCCGATTTAACCTCGGAGACGATTCGAAATGGCTTCGCTACATTAAAGGACGGCGCTGAATACGAGAATTTAACGCGCGCCGCGCGCTCACGCAGTGAAGCAGACTGGCTAATCGGCATGAATGGCTCACGTGCATTCACAACGAAGCATAACGTATTGCTTTCCGTTGGCCGTGTTCAAACACCAGTTCTTGCGCTTATTTATGACCGCCAGAAGCAGATTGAAGCCTTCTCTTCACTTAAATTTTATGAGCTGGAGGGGCACTTTACACAAGGCGAGACGACGTATAGAGGCATGTGGCAGGGAGAGCGTTTGACGGATGGACCAAAGGTCGAGGCGCTTGCTGTCAAGGTCAAAGGGAAACCAGCACGTATTATTTCCTATGAAGTGAAAGAGACGAAGGAATACCCGTTCAAATTGTATGACTTGACGCTGCTGCAGCGTGAGGCGAATGGGAAATACGCCTTCTCGGCGAAGAAGACACTGGATACAGCCCAGGCACTTTACGAGAAACATAAGGTCATTTCCTATCCTAGAACGAATTCCAACTATGTCACTGAGCAAAATATTCCGGAAATGCACAAGTCCTTATCCGCTTTACAAGGAACGGCTTACCATGAGCTTGTGCAAGGGGCTAACCGAAATCTGGTACACAAAAATAACAAGTTTATTTGCAATCCGAGCAAAGTGGAAGATCACCATGCGATCCTTCCGACGAATCGCAAAGCATCGGGACTGAGTCCAGATGAACAGAAATTGTACGATTTGATTGTAAGACGTTTCTTATCCCAGTTTTATCCTCCAGCTGAGTATAAGGTTCATACGGTTATGACCGAGGTTGAACAAGAAATGTTTAAAACAACGGTCAAAGAACTTCTCCAATTAGGTTGGAAGGTCATCTACGCTGATCAGAAAAAGGAAAAGGCGAAGAGCACAAAGGGCAAGGAGAAGGAAGAGGAAGAAGACGAAGAGGTTGAAGTAAACGAGCCTTTCTCAATCGATTCACAGGGGAATGTCTTTTGCCTTGATGCGATCGTAAAGGAAAAAGATACGCAGCCGCCTAAGCATTTTAACGAAGGAACGCTGCTCAAAGCCATGGAAAGCGCCGGCAAACAGATTGAGGATGAGGAGCTCCGCGATGCGATGAAGGATTCGGGTCTCGGTACTCCGGCTACTCGTGCAGCGACCATCGAGCGTCTCAAGAAGGTTGGGTACATCGACATGCAGGGCAAGAAAATCGTCCTGACCCAGAAGGGGCGAACGGTTGTTGAATTAATTCGCGGCGCGGGCATTGAGCTGCTGACTTCACCTGAGATGACGGGTCAATGGGAGCGCAGACTGAATGAAATCTCCCGAGGAACAGCTTCGGATGAGCAGTTTATGCATAACGTCAAGAGATTCGCAACCCTAATCGTTGATAAGGTTCGCGTACAGGCTAGAGCTTCCAAAACAGCTTTCGAAAGCGAAACGCCGCCTGCAGGTGCACCCAAACGCGGTTCGGCACGATCGAGTGCGGCATCAACAGGCGGCACCAAAACAACTGCTGCAGCTAAGAAAGCGGCTCCTGCTAAACAAACAGATGGAGCAAATACGTTCCTAGCGACATGTCCAAGACCAGGGTGCGGAGGCTCCCTTTTCATGGGTCGTAAAGGTTACGGCTGCTCGCACTATAAGGAAGGCTGCAAATTCGTCATCTGGAAAGAAAGCTTTGGCCGGAATTTAACGGACGCCCAAGTTCAGGCGCTCGTAAATAAAGGGAAAACGACGAAGCTGAAGCTTGTACTTGCAGATGGTACAGCGGCGGATGGGCGAATCGTGCTGAGAAACATCGATACGGGTGAGCTCGGTACGGAAACGGAATGA
- a CDS encoding uracil-DNA glycosylase: protein MVSHLTNDWASLLGSEFQEPYFHALQKFLNDEYTAQTIFPEQNEIYHALHLTSYANTKVVILGQDPYHGRGQAHGLSFSVKPGIPTPPSLQNMYKELQSDLGCYIPDNGYLKGWAEQGVLLLNTVLTVRADMPNSHKGKGWERFTDKIITTLSDREKPIIFVLWGSHAQTKERLIHTTKHVIIKSVHPSPLSSYRGFFGSKPFSQANAYLRELGSSEIDWQIPNLFVKERE, encoded by the coding sequence ATGGTGAGCCATTTAACGAACGACTGGGCTTCTTTGTTGGGGTCAGAATTTCAAGAGCCCTATTTCCACGCCTTGCAAAAATTTCTCAATGATGAATATACGGCACAAACCATTTTTCCAGAACAAAATGAGATTTATCATGCACTTCATTTAACTTCTTATGCGAATACCAAAGTGGTTATTTTGGGACAAGATCCCTATCACGGTAGAGGCCAAGCCCATGGCCTCAGTTTTTCCGTTAAACCGGGTATACCGACACCGCCATCTTTGCAAAATATGTATAAAGAATTACAGTCTGATCTTGGCTGCTATATCCCTGATAACGGCTACCTGAAGGGTTGGGCAGAACAAGGCGTGCTGCTATTGAACACGGTTCTTACGGTAAGAGCAGATATGCCGAATTCGCATAAGGGAAAAGGGTGGGAACGTTTTACAGATAAAATCATAACGACGCTAAGTGATCGGGAGAAGCCGATCATTTTTGTGCTGTGGGGAAGTCATGCACAGACCAAAGAGCGTCTCATCCATACAACGAAGCATGTTATCATAAAATCAGTTCATCCGAGTCCGCTTTCTTCGTATCGCGGATTTTTTGGCAGTAAGCCTTTTTCGCAAGCGAATGCGTATCTTAGAGAACTTGGGAGTTCGGAAATTGATTGGCAAATACCAAATTTATTTGTGAAGGAGCGGGAGTAA
- a CDS encoding YciI family protein — MSDNKEFIYVLRLKPAFLDRSVWTEKEDKIVEEHFQYLLQLKEEGELILAGRTQTFDEKTFGIVILRVDNELEATLIMEQDPAVANQLMTSELFPYSIAVM; from the coding sequence ATGAGCGACAATAAAGAATTTATTTATGTCTTACGATTAAAACCTGCTTTTCTAGACCGCAGTGTTTGGACAGAAAAAGAAGATAAAATTGTTGAAGAACACTTTCAATATCTTTTACAATTAAAAGAGGAGGGAGAACTCATTTTAGCAGGAAGAACACAAACTTTTGATGAAAAAACATTTGGCATTGTTATCCTTAGAGTGGATAATGAGTTAGAAGCTACACTGATCATGGAACAAGATCCTGCTGTTGCTAATCAACTCATGACCAGCGAATTGTTTCCTTACAGTATTGCAGTTATGTAA
- a CDS encoding M3 family oligoendopeptidase, translating to MKFQEFKYERPDFSAFEINFKELLEAFKRANSFGNQDQSMEAIVSLRSELESMESIARIRHSVDTNDEFYKAEQEYFDEIEPLYQGLITEFYKALIESSYRSELEVEWGKQLFTIASLSLKTFSPEIVEDLVQENKLASEYSKLLASAKLIYAGEERNLSQLVPFQLSTDRKVRKEANDVKYSFFIENEAKLDELYDQLVKIRALIAKKLGYNNFVELAYARLNRSDYNAKDVEVFRNQVLEHIVPVATKLKERQKARIGVDSLHYYDDKLGFASGNATPKGDADWIVEQARKMYAELSPETDEFFTFMIDNGLMDLVAKKGKRVGGYCSYISTYKAPYIFSNFNGTSGDIDVLTHEVGHAFQGYSSRDFQVPEYIFPTLEACEIHSMSMEFLAWPWMSLFFEEETDKYKFKHLSESLLFIPYGVAVDEFQHRIYEQPELTPAERKLVWREVERKYLPHRVYEDNDYLERGGFWQQQAHIYKSPFYYIDYTLAQVCAFQFWKRANENPELAWEDYLRLCQQGGSLNFTELVQVAKLISPFKEGCVASVIGHIDSWLDQVDDAKL from the coding sequence ATGAAATTTCAAGAATTTAAGTACGAAAGACCCGACTTTAGCGCTTTTGAAATTAATTTTAAGGAGCTTTTAGAGGCGTTTAAACGAGCGAATTCGTTTGGCAATCAAGACCAATCGATGGAAGCGATCGTTAGCCTGCGAAGTGAGTTAGAGTCTATGGAATCTATTGCTCGGATTCGTCACAGTGTGGATACAAATGATGAATTTTACAAAGCGGAGCAAGAGTATTTCGATGAAATTGAGCCTTTATATCAAGGGCTGATTACCGAGTTTTATAAAGCTCTCATCGAATCCTCTTATAGATCAGAGTTAGAAGTCGAATGGGGGAAGCAGCTGTTTACGATTGCCTCCTTGTCGTTGAAAACGTTTTCGCCGGAAATTGTTGAAGATCTCGTACAAGAAAACAAACTGGCCAGTGAATATTCGAAGCTGCTTGCTTCTGCGAAGCTAATTTATGCAGGGGAAGAACGAAATTTATCCCAACTCGTGCCTTTTCAATTATCAACAGACCGAAAAGTCCGTAAAGAAGCGAATGATGTGAAATATAGCTTTTTTATAGAGAATGAAGCGAAATTGGATGAGCTGTATGACCAATTAGTGAAGATTCGTGCACTCATCGCTAAGAAGCTCGGATATAACAACTTTGTTGAACTCGCGTATGCTCGTTTGAACCGCTCTGATTACAATGCCAAGGACGTGGAAGTATTTAGGAATCAAGTTCTTGAACACATTGTACCGGTGGCAACGAAACTAAAGGAACGGCAGAAGGCTAGAATTGGCGTAGACTCGCTGCATTATTATGACGACAAGCTTGGTTTCGCCTCAGGGAATGCGACGCCAAAAGGCGATGCGGATTGGATCGTGGAACAAGCGCGTAAGATGTATGCAGAGCTATCCCCAGAAACGGATGAGTTCTTTACCTTTATGATCGATAACGGTTTGATGGATCTTGTGGCAAAGAAGGGAAAACGCGTAGGTGGTTACTGCTCTTATATTAGTACATACAAAGCACCCTACATTTTCTCTAACTTTAACGGAACTTCAGGTGACATTGATGTCTTAACGCACGAAGTAGGTCATGCTTTCCAAGGCTATAGCAGCCGAGATTTTCAAGTGCCTGAATACATATTCCCAACCTTGGAAGCCTGTGAAATCCACTCCATGAGCATGGAGTTTCTCGCTTGGCCTTGGATGTCATTGTTCTTCGAGGAAGAGACAGATAAGTATAAATTCAAGCATCTAAGTGAATCACTCTTATTCATTCCTTACGGTGTTGCGGTAGATGAATTTCAACATCGGATCTATGAGCAGCCGGAACTGACACCCGCTGAGCGTAAGCTAGTTTGGCGCGAGGTTGAGCGCAAATATTTGCCGCATCGTGTTTACGAGGATAACGACTATTTGGAAAGAGGGGGCTTTTGGCAGCAGCAGGCCCACATTTACAAAAGCCCATTTTACTACATAGATTACACGCTTGCACAAGTGTGTGCGTTTCAATTCTGGAAACGAGCTAATGAAAATCCCGAGTTAGCTTGGGAGGATTACTTAAGACTTTGTCAGCAAGGCGGAAGTCTGAATTTCACAGAGCTTGTTCAAGTCGCTAAGCTAATTTCACCTTTCAAAGAAGGTTGTGTGGCTTCGGTAATTGGTCATATCGATTCATGGCTTGATCAGGTTGATGATGCTAAGCTTTAA
- a CDS encoding zinc dependent phospholipase C family protein, with protein sequence MPNIWTHLIFGQELMNQLGHANMLSDKQLRHVFSLGCQGPDFLFYHNFLPWKKDKKLNQLGSLMHTKACGPFLMDLLSHMQGRGLYNPAVVYALGFLTHHILDRNMHPYVFYKSGFKKWDHQRFEIIMDTLIVRRNLGLQTWNTPVWKEIYVGEALPLGIVPALAHAAANHYPDYASQVTDKDWNDAYIDMIRAQRLFHDPKGIKRLLTFGQISPLVYTKHPAPLDYLNEAKMVWNCPTSLEETYTYSIWDLWDIAMEDGQIVLKAAIQALQRGSSAEYQALEEVLGNLSYETGKDCDSGLQITHVRPMI encoded by the coding sequence TTGCCTAACATCTGGACACATCTGATTTTCGGTCAAGAATTAATGAACCAATTGGGGCATGCCAATATGCTTAGTGATAAGCAGTTGCGACATGTTTTCTCCCTTGGCTGTCAAGGACCCGATTTCTTATTCTATCATAACTTCTTACCTTGGAAAAAAGACAAAAAACTCAATCAATTGGGAAGTCTCATGCATACGAAAGCATGCGGTCCGTTCTTGATGGATCTACTTTCCCATATGCAAGGAAGAGGTTTGTATAATCCTGCTGTTGTTTATGCACTTGGATTCCTTACACACCATATTCTCGACCGCAACATGCATCCCTACGTTTTTTACAAATCAGGCTTCAAGAAATGGGATCACCAACGATTTGAGATTATTATGGACACACTTATTGTTCGTCGCAACCTTGGACTACAGACATGGAATACGCCTGTATGGAAAGAAATATATGTTGGAGAAGCTCTGCCCCTCGGCATTGTTCCTGCGCTTGCCCACGCTGCTGCGAACCACTATCCTGACTATGCTTCGCAGGTTACTGACAAGGATTGGAACGATGCTTACATCGACATGATTCGAGCTCAACGCTTATTCCACGATCCGAAAGGAATCAAACGTTTATTAACCTTCGGTCAAATATCACCATTGGTGTATACCAAGCATCCGGCTCCGCTTGATTATTTAAACGAAGCCAAGATGGTTTGGAATTGTCCTACATCATTAGAAGAAACGTACACATACAGCATTTGGGACTTATGGGATATCGCGATGGAAGATGGTCAAATCGTCCTAAAAGCAGCCATACAAGCCTTACAACGAGGTTCTTCGGCTGAATACCAAGCTTTAGAAGAAGTTCTCGGCAATCTCTCCTATGAAACAGGTAAGGACTGTGACAGCGGACTGCAAATCACTCATGTTCGGCCTATGATTTAA